From the Halococcus salsus genome, one window contains:
- a CDS encoding winged helix-turn-helix domain-containing protein, which produces MTDEWDLISFVVRSQYRVDVLERLVEGPATPSQIAADEDIAITHVSRALSGLREGDHEMVELLVSEDQKKGRVYGITETGERVWDRLESENMV; this is translated from the coding sequence ATGACGGATGAGTGGGATCTGATCAGCTTCGTGGTCCGGTCACAGTACCGGGTCGACGTTCTCGAACGGCTCGTCGAGGGCCCCGCAACGCCCTCACAGATCGCCGCCGACGAGGACATCGCCATCACCCACGTCTCGCGTGCGCTCTCGGGGCTCCGCGAGGGCGACCACGAGATGGTGGAGCTGCTCGTCTCGGAGGACCAGAAGAAGGGACGGGTCTACGGTATCACCGAAACCGGCGAGCGGGTTTGGGATCGCCTCGAATCCGAGAACATGGTCTGA
- a CDS encoding cell surface glycoprotein related protein: protein MQRETDMQRDGPGRLARVAFAAVMVTAALALAPATTAAQSNASNATFIVQQGSQCTQVTPLGDGTRTVEDFYDYQVLNETANYSSLGTVDIQEDQTSQVFVYDGSDGLSLVFLNDEIGEPGGFVATAEISGLPADGDWVVEDDNYTDRDDVFEYTDTGAHIEWNSNGERTDGAAFAGLDSPNYSTVEVDIAFNDETERYPFEEWSGQPSDNEIQNWQVRSGDGSTSQLDMSQPIQLSPGTCSGGVSTFTATPTPSTDAAGTTGTDVATSVPTAAATSTATTTSTATATGTTTSTATAAQTDASTRTAAAAETSAATDTAGTNGSAGEGDSGSGAFGPGFGVVVAALALVLAGVGLARRQG from the coding sequence ATGCAACGGGAGACGGACATGCAGCGCGACGGCCCGGGCCGGTTGGCCCGGGTCGCGTTCGCGGCGGTGATGGTGACCGCCGCGCTCGCGCTCGCACCGGCGACCACGGCCGCCCAGTCGAACGCAAGCAACGCGACGTTCATCGTCCAGCAGGGCTCACAGTGTACCCAGGTCACCCCGCTCGGCGACGGCACACGGACCGTCGAGGACTTCTACGACTACCAGGTCCTCAACGAGACCGCCAACTACAGCTCGCTCGGCACCGTCGACATCCAAGAGGACCAGACGAGCCAGGTGTTCGTCTACGACGGCAGTGACGGGCTGAGCCTCGTGTTCCTGAACGACGAGATCGGCGAGCCCGGTGGCTTCGTCGCCACCGCGGAGATCTCGGGGCTCCCGGCCGACGGTGACTGGGTCGTCGAGGACGACAACTACACCGACCGCGACGACGTCTTCGAGTACACCGACACCGGCGCGCACATCGAGTGGAACTCGAACGGCGAGCGCACCGACGGCGCGGCGTTCGCGGGGCTCGACAGCCCGAACTACAGCACCGTCGAGGTCGACATCGCGTTCAACGACGAGACCGAGCGCTACCCGTTCGAGGAGTGGTCCGGCCAGCCCTCGGACAACGAGATCCAGAACTGGCAGGTCCGTTCGGGTGACGGCAGCACCAGTCAGCTCGACATGAGTCAGCCGATCCAGCTCAGCCCCGGCACCTGCAGCGGCGGCGTGAGCACGTTCACCGCGACGCCCACCCCGAGCACCGACGCGGCCGGGACGACCGGCACGGACGTCGCCACGTCGGTCCCGACCGCGGCCGCGACCTCGACGGCCACCACGACGTCGACCGCGACGGCGACCGGGACGACGACATCGACTGCGACCGCCGCACAGACGGATGCCTCGACACGGACCGCCGCGGCGGCCGAGACGAGCGCGGCGACCGACACCGCGGGAACGAACGGGTCGGCGGGTGAGGGCGACTCCGGGTCCGGCGCGTTCGGTCCCGGCTTCGGGGTCGTCGTCGCGGCACTGGCCCTCGTGCTCGCGGGTGTCGGGCTCGCGCGCCGGCAAGGATAG
- a CDS encoding beta-ketoacyl-ACP reductase, protein MTLEDRTCVVTGASRGIGRGIAEEFGRHGANVAVNYRSSEAAAHEVVDAVEDAGGEAIAVQADVADNDAVAGMAEEVRSAFGSADVLVNNAGLTVDRTFKNMTPEDWQRVVDVNLGGMYNCTHRFFDDIIAADCGRLINISSVVGQQGNYGQANYATTKSGMFGFTRTIALELARTGSTANCVAPGFVRTDMLDEVSDHVQEQILERIPLERFAEVDDITGIVRFVASEDSGYMTGQILAVNGGMEW, encoded by the coding sequence ATGACTCTCGAAGATCGGACTTGCGTGGTCACCGGCGCGTCGCGGGGGATCGGCCGGGGCATCGCGGAGGAGTTCGGCCGCCACGGGGCGAACGTCGCCGTGAACTACCGCTCGTCCGAGGCCGCCGCTCACGAGGTGGTCGACGCCGTCGAGGACGCCGGGGGCGAGGCCATCGCCGTCCAGGCCGACGTCGCCGACAACGACGCCGTCGCCGGGATGGCCGAGGAGGTTCGGTCGGCGTTCGGGTCCGCGGACGTGCTCGTGAACAACGCGGGGCTCACCGTCGACCGCACGTTCAAGAACATGACGCCGGAGGACTGGCAGCGCGTCGTGGACGTGAACCTCGGGGGGATGTACAACTGCACCCACCGCTTCTTCGATGACATCATCGCCGCCGACTGCGGCCGGCTGATCAACATCTCCAGCGTCGTCGGCCAGCAGGGCAACTACGGCCAGGCCAACTACGCCACCACCAAAAGCGGGATGTTCGGCTTCACCCGGACGATCGCGCTCGAACTCGCCCGCACGGGATCGACAGCGAATTGTGTCGCCCCCGGATTCGTCAGAACCGATATGCTCGACGAGGTTTCCGACCACGTACAGGAGCAGATCCTCGAACGGATCCCGCTCGAACGGTTCGCCGAGGTCGACGACATCACCGGCATCGTCCGGTTCGTCGCGAGCGAGGACTCAGGCTACATGACCGGTCAGATCCTCGCCGTCAACGGCGGGATGGAGTGGTAA
- a CDS encoding acyl-CoA carboxylase subunit beta: protein MATEDPADATDADVGPRADESPVEELRRRREAAELGGGEERIEAQHEKGKKTARERIDYFLDEGSFVEFDAFVEHQSTNFDMDERKYAGDGVVTGYGEVDGRTVFVFAHDFTVLGGSVGEAVGEKVCKVMDRAIDNGVPIVGLNDSAGARIQEGIDSLVGFAKIFRRNTKASGLIPQISGIMGPCAGGATYSPALTDFTVMVEDTSHMMITGPDVIETVTGEEISMAELGGAKTHAAESGVAHRTAASEEDALDDIKRLLSYLPQNNVEDPPKVDSWDDPHRRCEVGDVVPNEPKKPYDVTTVLDGVVDEGSLFEVHGDFARNIVTGFARMDGQPVGIVANQPRVNAGTLDIEASQKGARFVRFCDSFNLPILTFVDVPGFMPGTEQEHNGIIRHGAKLIYAYAEATVPLCTVILRKAYGGAYIVMGSKMLGADTNYAWPGAETAVLGPRGAVNILYEDEIEAAENPDERRQELMDEFREEFANPYSAAKRGYVDDVIEPGTTRERLIRDLDVLERKRTDFPPKDHGNIQL, encoded by the coding sequence GTGGCGACCGAAGACCCCGCCGACGCCACCGACGCCGACGTCGGCCCGCGCGCCGACGAGTCGCCCGTCGAGGAGCTCCGACGACGACGGGAAGCGGCTGAACTCGGCGGCGGCGAGGAGCGCATCGAGGCCCAACACGAGAAGGGCAAGAAGACCGCCCGCGAGCGGATCGACTACTTCCTCGACGAGGGGAGTTTCGTGGAGTTCGACGCGTTCGTCGAACACCAGTCGACCAACTTCGACATGGACGAGCGGAAGTACGCTGGCGACGGCGTCGTGACAGGTTACGGCGAGGTCGACGGCCGAACCGTGTTCGTCTTCGCCCACGACTTCACTGTGCTGGGCGGCTCGGTCGGCGAGGCGGTCGGGGAGAAGGTCTGTAAGGTCATGGACCGGGCGATAGACAACGGGGTCCCAATCGTCGGGCTCAACGACTCGGCGGGCGCGCGGATTCAGGAGGGGATCGACTCGCTGGTAGGCTTCGCGAAGATCTTCCGCCGGAACACGAAAGCCAGCGGCCTGATCCCCCAGATCTCGGGGATCATGGGGCCGTGTGCTGGCGGGGCGACCTACTCGCCCGCGCTGACGGACTTCACGGTGATGGTTGAGGACACCTCGCACATGATGATCACCGGCCCCGACGTGATCGAGACGGTGACGGGCGAGGAGATCTCGATGGCGGAGCTCGGTGGCGCGAAGACCCACGCGGCCGAGAGCGGGGTCGCCCACCGGACGGCGGCGAGCGAGGAGGACGCGCTCGACGACATCAAACGACTCCTCTCGTACCTCCCGCAGAACAACGTCGAGGACCCACCGAAGGTGGACTCGTGGGACGACCCCCACCGTCGATGTGAGGTGGGTGACGTGGTCCCGAACGAACCCAAGAAGCCCTACGACGTGACGACGGTGCTCGACGGCGTGGTCGACGAGGGCTCGTTGTTCGAGGTCCACGGCGACTTCGCGCGCAACATCGTCACCGGCTTCGCGCGGATGGACGGCCAGCCGGTCGGGATCGTCGCGAACCAGCCCCGCGTCAACGCCGGCACGCTCGACATCGAGGCGAGCCAGAAGGGCGCGCGGTTCGTCCGGTTCTGTGATTCGTTCAACCTCCCCATCCTGACCTTCGTGGATGTCCCTGGATTCATGCCCGGAACCGAACAGGAACACAACGGGATCATCCGCCACGGCGCGAAGCTGATCTACGCCTACGCCGAGGCCACGGTCCCCCTGTGTACCGTGATCCTCCGGAAAGCCTACGGTGGGGCCTACATCGTGATGGGCTCGAAGATGCTCGGGGCGGACACCAACTACGCGTGGCCGGGCGCGGAGACCGCGGTGTTGGGTCCGCGAGGTGCGGTCAACATCCTCTACGAGGACGAGATCGAGGCGGCCGAGAACCCCGACGAGCGCCGTCAGGAGCTGATGGACGAGTTCCGCGAGGAGTTCGCCAACCCCTACTCGGCCGCCAAACGCGGCTACGTCGACGACGTGATCGAACCGGGCACGACGCGCGAGCGCCTGATCCGCGACTTGGACGTGCTCGAACGCAAACGAACCGACTTCCCGCCGAAGGACCACGGCAACATCCAGCTCTGA